A stretch of Stenotrophomonas indicatrix DNA encodes these proteins:
- a CDS encoding methionine ABC transporter ATP-binding protein: MIEFQRLHKSYAVAGRAVSALQPLDLTIEAGEVFGIIGHSGAGKSTLIRMINRLEEPSGGRLLIAGEDVTALDPEGLRALRRRIGMIFQHFNLLSSRTVAGNVAFPLELAGTPKAEIDARVAELLQTVGLQAHADKYPAQLSGGQKQRVGIARALATRPQILLCDEATSALDPQTTASVLALLSKINRELGLTIVLITHEMDVIRRVCDRVAVLDAGQLVETGPVTKVFLHPQHPTTRRFVSESEQVDEGTLHRDFDAVGGRVVRLTFLGADTYEPLLGSVARQTGVDYNILSGRIDRIKDTPYGQLIVALVGGDQSAAQAAFVAAGVHVEELRR, from the coding sequence GTGATCGAGTTCCAGCGCCTGCACAAATCCTATGCCGTTGCCGGCCGCGCGGTCAGCGCGCTGCAGCCGCTGGACCTGACCATCGAGGCCGGCGAGGTGTTCGGCATCATCGGTCATTCCGGTGCGGGCAAATCGACGCTGATCCGCATGATCAACCGCCTGGAGGAGCCCAGTGGTGGCCGCCTGCTGATCGCCGGCGAAGATGTCACCGCGCTGGATCCGGAAGGCCTGCGCGCGCTGCGCCGCCGGATCGGCATGATCTTCCAGCACTTCAACCTGCTGTCCTCGCGCACGGTGGCCGGCAATGTCGCCTTCCCGCTGGAGCTGGCCGGCACGCCGAAGGCCGAGATCGATGCGCGTGTCGCCGAGCTGCTGCAGACCGTGGGCCTGCAGGCGCATGCGGACAAGTACCCGGCGCAGTTGTCGGGCGGCCAGAAGCAACGTGTGGGCATCGCCCGCGCACTGGCCACCCGCCCGCAGATCCTGCTGTGCGATGAGGCTACCAGCGCGCTCGATCCGCAGACCACCGCGTCGGTGCTGGCGCTGCTGTCGAAGATCAACCGCGAACTGGGCCTGACCATCGTGCTGATCACCCACGAGATGGACGTGATCCGTCGCGTCTGCGACCGCGTGGCCGTGCTTGATGCCGGCCAGCTGGTCGAGACCGGCCCGGTAACGAAGGTGTTCCTGCACCCGCAGCACCCGACCACCCGCCGTTTCGTCAGCGAATCGGAGCAGGTGGACGAGGGCACCCTGCACCGCGATTTCGACGCGGTCGGTGGCCGTGTCGTGCGCCTGACCTTCCTTGGCGCCGACACCTACGAACCCCTGCTCGGCAGCGTCGCGCGGCAGACCGGGGTCGACTACAACATCCTGTCCGGGCGTATCGACCGGATCAAGGACACCCCGTATGGCCAGCTGATCGTCGCCCTGGTGGGCGGTGACCAGTCCGCCGCGCAGGCCGCATTCGTGGCTGCCGGCGTGCATGTTGAGGAACTGCGTCGATGA
- a CDS encoding DMT family transporter, translating to MNVQRSPSRAVAWMVAAVACFSLMDAGMKQLSAGYPSLQVTFLRGAASLPFVLVWVLASAGPRSLIPRRWGLHLLRGGLGMAMIGCFVFALRDLPLSTAYTIYFVAPLLIAALSVPLLGERVGPRRWVAIGIGLVGVLVVLRPGVGGFISVPGLMVLAAATAYAIAAITVSLLTRTDTSQSMVVWFLVIMAIGAGLLAIPGWVPLQMAHAPLIAGMGLAGALGQIALTKAFQLGEASMIAPLEYSGLVWVIGWDLAFWGQLPDGYTWAGAAIIVASGLYLLHRERVNRQEPPKPLDHP from the coding sequence ATGAACGTGCAACGCTCCCCTTCGCGCGCCGTGGCCTGGATGGTCGCTGCTGTCGCCTGTTTCTCGCTGATGGACGCCGGCATGAAGCAGCTCTCGGCCGGCTATCCCTCGCTGCAGGTCACCTTCCTGCGTGGCGCGGCGTCGCTGCCCTTCGTGCTGGTCTGGGTGCTGGCCAGTGCCGGGCCACGCTCGCTGATCCCGCGCCGCTGGGGGCTGCACCTGCTGCGCGGCGGGCTGGGCATGGCGATGATCGGCTGCTTCGTGTTCGCCCTGCGCGACCTGCCGCTGTCCACCGCCTACACCATTTATTTCGTCGCGCCGCTGCTGATTGCCGCACTGTCGGTGCCGCTGCTGGGCGAGCGGGTCGGGCCGCGGCGCTGGGTCGCCATCGGCATCGGCCTGGTCGGCGTGCTGGTGGTGCTGCGGCCGGGCGTGGGCGGTTTCATCTCGGTGCCGGGCCTGATGGTGCTGGCCGCCGCCACCGCCTATGCCATCGCCGCGATCACCGTCAGCCTGTTGACCCGCACCGATACCTCGCAGTCGATGGTGGTCTGGTTCCTGGTCATCATGGCCATCGGCGCCGGGCTGCTGGCTATCCCCGGCTGGGTGCCGCTGCAGATGGCGCATGCGCCGTTGATCGCCGGCATGGGCCTGGCCGGAGCGCTGGGCCAGATCGCGCTGACCAAGGCCTTCCAGCTGGGTGAGGCATCGATGATCGCACCGCTCGAATACAGCGGCCTGGTCTGGGTAATCGGCTGGGACCTGGCCTTCTGGGGGCAGCTGCCGGATGGCTACACCTGGGCGGGCGCGGCAATCATCGTCGCCTCGGGCCTGTACCTGCTGCACCGCGAACGGGTGAACCGGCAGGAGCCGCCGAAACCGTTGGACCATCCCTGA
- a CDS encoding YajQ family cyclic di-GMP-binding protein, giving the protein MPSFDVVSEVDTHELTNALDQANRELATRFDFKGVDAKFERDGEVITQSAPSEFQLKQMNDILRARLAARSIDVLSLEYGDVETNLAQARQKITVKQGIEQKIAKKIAAALKEAKLKVETQINGDKLRVMGKKRDDLQDAIAVLKAGKFELPLQFNNFRD; this is encoded by the coding sequence ATGCCTTCCTTCGACGTTGTGTCCGAAGTCGACACCCACGAACTGACCAATGCGCTCGACCAGGCCAACCGCGAGCTTGCCACCCGTTTCGACTTCAAGGGCGTGGACGCCAAGTTCGAGCGAGACGGCGAAGTGATCACCCAGTCCGCGCCGAGCGAGTTCCAGCTCAAGCAGATGAACGACATCCTGCGCGCTCGCCTGGCCGCCCGCAGCATCGACGTGCTCAGCCTGGAGTATGGCGACGTGGAAACCAACCTTGCGCAGGCCCGGCAGAAGATCACCGTCAAGCAGGGCATCGAGCAGAAGATCGCCAAGAAGATCGCTGCGGCGCTGAAGGAAGCGAAGCTGAAGGTGGAAACCCAGATCAACGGCGACAAGCTGCGGGTGATGGGCAAGAAGCGCGACGACCTGCAGGACGCCATCGCCGTGCTGAAGGCCGGCAAGTTCGAACTGCCGCTGCAGTTCAACAACTTCCGCGATTGA
- a CDS encoding helix-turn-helix domain-containing protein: MATTVGQQQLVAARAAFAEGDVQSLAMLPLPLQQSWQRSHAAGVRPGQEPYYPPLQGNGHRLESRDDRRLARCVQPELEQLWAAFGARGWTMFCANREGMVIVHRAHGLEDAALLRPIQVGRRLGEAEIGTTAPAVSLADDLPALVRGNEHYLQRFAPVFCLSEPLHDLQGQVCGAIDITGLGERDPALLQGYFRQAALAIENRLMHTLSDVHLLAVQHDPRWLASPLQGLLAVQEDGQLLCANRVARRLLGLPRRGPLPLLSLDTLFAGASAAQRRRLLQPGPAHRVRLGEGSAVHLQHLQAPRAARTRSPATAAAPVQAAPLRDQQRDAARRAAHTADGNLSLAARQLGISRTTLYKLLRE; encoded by the coding sequence ATGGCCACGACAGTCGGGCAACAGCAGCTGGTGGCGGCTCGGGCCGCCTTCGCCGAGGGCGACGTGCAGTCGCTGGCGATGCTGCCCCTGCCGTTGCAGCAGTCCTGGCAGCGCTCGCATGCGGCCGGTGTGCGCCCCGGGCAGGAGCCGTATTACCCGCCGTTGCAGGGCAACGGACACCGCTTGGAGTCCCGCGATGACCGCCGCCTGGCGCGTTGCGTGCAGCCGGAACTGGAGCAGTTGTGGGCCGCGTTCGGTGCGCGTGGGTGGACGATGTTCTGCGCCAACCGCGAGGGCATGGTGATCGTGCATCGCGCCCATGGCCTGGAAGATGCAGCGCTGCTGCGGCCGATCCAGGTGGGCCGGCGGCTGGGCGAGGCCGAGATCGGTACCACCGCGCCTGCGGTCAGCCTGGCCGACGACCTGCCCGCATTGGTACGCGGCAATGAACACTATCTGCAGCGGTTCGCCCCCGTGTTCTGCCTGAGTGAGCCGCTGCATGACCTGCAGGGGCAGGTCTGCGGTGCGATCGACATCACTGGGCTGGGGGAACGCGATCCGGCGTTGCTGCAGGGCTATTTCCGGCAGGCAGCGCTGGCCATCGAGAACCGCTTGATGCACACGCTCAGCGATGTGCATCTGCTGGCGGTGCAGCATGATCCGCGCTGGTTGGCATCACCGCTGCAGGGCCTGCTGGCGGTGCAGGAAGACGGCCAGTTGCTTTGCGCCAATCGCGTCGCCCGGCGCCTGCTCGGCCTGCCGCGGCGTGGGCCGCTGCCGCTGCTTTCGCTGGACACGCTGTTTGCCGGCGCCAGCGCAGCACAGCGACGTCGACTGCTGCAGCCCGGCCCTGCGCATCGGGTGCGACTGGGCGAGGGCAGTGCGGTCCATCTGCAGCATCTGCAGGCACCGCGCGCCGCACGGACACGTTCACCGGCTACGGCCGCAGCGCCCGTGCAGGCGGCACCATTGCGTGACCAGCAGCGCGATGCGGCACGGCGAGCCGCCCATACCGCCGACGGCAACCTCAGCCTCGCCGCACGCCAGCTCGGCATCTCGCGGACAACGCTGTACAAACTGCTGCGCGAGTGA
- a CDS encoding NAD(P)-dependent alcohol dehydrogenase: MSSNSGSRDITAAVVRGKEQPFVIEQARLRGPQDDEVLVKIVATGLCHTDLIVRDQYYPVPLPAVLGHEGAGIVEAVGPNVRELKAGDHVVLTYGQCGHCNPCRGGHGAYCRDFFALNFGGDDGHGHTAITDAQGQPLHDHFFAQSSFATFALAREINAIKVPDDAPLELLGPLGCGIQTGAGAVLNSLQVRSGSSFASYGAGAVGLSAVMAAKVAGATTIIAIDVVPSRLQLAMELGATHVVNSRETDVIEAVRAITGGGADFALESTGRPEVLSAGIEALGGLGMMGVVGAPKLGTTASFDVNNLLLGGRSIRGIVEGDSVPQVFIPQLVTLYQQGRFPFDRLVKFYPLEQINQAAEDSTRGITLKPILRIAA, translated from the coding sequence ATGAGCAGCAACAGTGGATCGCGTGACATCACCGCAGCGGTGGTGCGCGGCAAGGAACAGCCCTTTGTCATCGAGCAGGCGCGCCTGCGCGGCCCGCAGGACGACGAAGTGCTGGTGAAGATCGTAGCGACCGGCCTGTGCCATACCGACCTGATCGTGCGTGACCAGTACTATCCGGTGCCGCTGCCGGCGGTGCTGGGCCATGAGGGTGCGGGCATCGTCGAGGCGGTCGGCCCCAACGTGCGCGAGCTGAAGGCCGGCGACCATGTCGTGCTGACCTACGGCCAATGCGGCCACTGCAATCCCTGTCGTGGTGGCCACGGTGCGTACTGCCGCGATTTCTTCGCGCTGAATTTCGGTGGTGATGATGGCCACGGCCATACCGCCATCACCGATGCACAGGGCCAACCGCTGCACGATCACTTCTTTGCACAGTCGTCGTTCGCCACGTTTGCGCTGGCGCGCGAGATCAATGCGATCAAGGTGCCTGACGATGCGCCGCTGGAGCTGCTCGGTCCGCTGGGCTGCGGCATCCAGACCGGTGCCGGTGCGGTGCTCAACTCGCTGCAGGTGCGATCGGGCAGCAGCTTCGCCAGCTACGGCGCCGGTGCGGTCGGCCTGAGTGCGGTGATGGCGGCCAAGGTCGCCGGTGCCACCACCATCATCGCCATCGACGTGGTGCCCTCGCGGTTGCAGCTGGCCATGGAGCTGGGCGCCACCCATGTGGTCAACAGCCGCGAGACCGATGTGATCGAGGCGGTGCGCGCGATCACCGGTGGTGGCGCCGATTTCGCGCTGGAATCGACCGGGCGCCCGGAAGTGCTGTCGGCCGGCATCGAAGCGCTCGGCGGGCTTGGCATGATGGGCGTGGTCGGTGCGCCGAAGCTGGGCACCACTGCCAGTTTCGATGTGAACAACCTGCTGCTGGGTGGCCGCAGCATCCGTGGCATTGTCGAGGGCGACAGCGTGCCGCAGGTGTTCATTCCGCAGCTGGTGACGCTGTACCAGCAGGGGCGCTTCCCGTTCGACAGGCTGGTGAAGTTCTATCCGCTGGAGCAGATCAACCAGGCGGCCGAGGACAGCACGCGGGGGATTACGCTGAAGCCGATTCTGCGGATCGCGGCGTGA